In a single window of the Streptacidiphilus sp. P02-A3a genome:
- a CDS encoding MerR family transcriptional regulator, translated as MTADASFDRLDDDDYPAYTMGRAAEMLGTTQGFLRAIGEARLITPLRSTGGHRRYSRYQLRIAARARELVDQGTPIEAACRIVILEDQLEEAQRINAEYRRNTQPADPGATA; from the coding sequence ATGACAGCAGACGCATCGTTCGACCGGCTCGATGACGACGACTACCCCGCCTACACCATGGGCCGGGCCGCCGAGATGCTCGGCACCACCCAGGGCTTCCTACGCGCCATCGGCGAAGCCCGCCTGATCACCCCGCTGCGCTCCACAGGCGGCCACCGCCGCTACTCCCGCTACCAACTGCGCATCGCCGCCCGCGCCCGCGAACTGGTCGACCAGGGAACCCCCATCGAGGCCGCCTGCCGCATCGTCATCCTCGAAGACCAACTCGAAGAAGCCCAGCGCATCAACGCCGAATACCGCCGCAACACCCAGCCGGCCGACCCCGGCGCCACGGCCTGA
- a CDS encoding SigE family RNA polymerase sigma factor: MRDTAGAVAGAGGDSEDFQAFVVGRWSRLMRTAYLLTGEQYAAEDLVQSCLERTFVAWRKVSLAQDPDAYVRRIMVNTHARRYRKGLKEYLSRSDDPGLGRDLPERGDDMAQAVERSDLVAALAQLPVRQRQAVVLRYWEDLSETQAAAAMGCSVGTVKSNAARGITRLRSAVRLTRTSTDTTHMMHEGRTS, from the coding sequence ATGAGAGACACGGCAGGAGCGGTAGCAGGCGCCGGTGGGGATTCCGAGGATTTCCAGGCGTTCGTCGTAGGCCGATGGTCACGGCTGATGCGGACCGCGTATCTCCTGACAGGAGAGCAGTACGCAGCGGAAGACCTCGTACAGAGCTGCCTGGAGCGGACCTTTGTGGCGTGGCGCAAGGTGTCGCTGGCCCAGGACCCGGACGCCTATGTGCGACGCATCATGGTCAACACACACGCGCGCAGGTACCGCAAAGGACTCAAGGAGTACCTGTCACGAAGTGATGACCCCGGCCTCGGGCGCGATCTGCCAGAGCGCGGCGACGACATGGCACAGGCCGTCGAGCGATCCGACCTGGTCGCGGCGCTGGCCCAACTGCCGGTCCGGCAAAGACAAGCCGTCGTGCTGCGGTACTGGGAGGACCTGAGCGAAACGCAGGCCGCCGCCGCGATGGGGTGCTCGGTGGGCACCGTGAAGAGCAACGCGGCCAGAGGGATCACCCGGCTCCGGTCCGCCGTCAGGCTGACCCGCACCAGCACGGACACAACTCACATGATGCACGAAGGGCGAACGTCATGA
- a CDS encoding transposase family protein: MPAVVSSPIPAVLVKLVPLDAGRVADLHPDFGSVPDLRSRRGRWYSPTEILLVCACAVVSGAKSIDEHAEWGARAPDTLLAVIGLVLSLVDHP, from the coding sequence ATGCCTGCCGTTGTATCGTCTCCCATCCCCGCCGTACTGGTGAAGCTGGTTCCCCTGGACGCCGGTCGGGTCGCTGACCTGCACCCCGACTTCGGCTCGGTGCCCGACCTGCGCTCGCGGCGGGGCCGTTGGTACTCCCCGACAGAGATCCTGCTGGTGTGCGCCTGCGCGGTCGTCTCGGGCGCGAAGAGCATCGACGAGCACGCCGAGTGGGGCGCGCGTGCCCCGGACACGCTCTTGGCGGTCATCGGACTCGTACTCTCGCTGGTGGATCACCCATGA
- a CDS encoding hemerythrin domain-containing protein produces the protein MSTQGPGIDTHEMVLIHRVIRREFGQLPRLFRSAANDRARSKVIGAHAREMLHFLHTHHTGEDELLFPLLRERTSLDPELMDRMDAQHAQVDHAVTALGAELPVWTANADAAAGERMAALIDAMMPTLIDHLAEEEQEILPIVAVTLTQSEWDALGKHGMSAIPLTRRLVILGHITEETDHAERQRFLQVVPAPARLAYKLIGQRQFTRESTAIRG, from the coding sequence GTGAGCACCCAGGGGCCCGGCATCGACACCCACGAGATGGTCCTGATCCACCGCGTCATCCGGCGCGAGTTCGGTCAGCTCCCCCGACTGTTCCGCTCCGCGGCGAACGACCGTGCGCGATCCAAGGTCATCGGCGCGCACGCCCGCGAGATGCTGCACTTCCTGCACACGCACCACACCGGCGAGGACGAGTTGCTCTTCCCTCTGCTGCGCGAGCGAACTTCGCTCGACCCGGAACTGATGGACCGGATGGACGCGCAGCACGCGCAGGTCGACCACGCCGTCACGGCCCTCGGCGCGGAACTGCCGGTGTGGACAGCGAACGCGGACGCCGCCGCCGGGGAGCGGATGGCGGCCCTCATCGACGCCATGATGCCGACACTGATCGACCACCTGGCCGAGGAGGAGCAGGAAATACTCCCGATCGTCGCCGTCACACTGACGCAGAGCGAATGGGACGCGCTCGGCAAGCACGGCATGAGCGCGATTCCGCTCACGCGGCGGCTGGTCATCCTCGGCCACATCACCGAGGAAACCGATCACGCGGAACGGCAGAGGTTCCTTCAGGTCGTCCCCGCCCCAGCCCGCTTGGCCTACAAGCTGATCGGCCAACGCCAGTTCACCCGCGAATCCACCGCGATCCGCGGCTGA
- a CDS encoding SDR family oxidoreductase produces MSTVITGASGHLGRLVVDQLLAAGTPPAQIVATGRDVAKLTDLAQDGVTVRRADFADPSTLDEAFAGADAMVLVSTTTVGQRFDNHRNAIDAARRAGVSRIVYTSIVNASTAKMTLADEHRRTEDYLRASGSAFTILRNGWYLENYTDQLPMITQYHALLGSAHDGLVSAASRRDYAAAAAAVLTQDEHLGATYELGGTPFTLTELAATISDVLGTHIAYQDMPVADYTATLTAAGLPPEMAAAVADADAGLARGELFTESDDLVKLIGRPATTAHEAVQKAAATIEESR; encoded by the coding sequence ATGTCTACGGTCATCACCGGAGCATCAGGTCACCTCGGCCGACTCGTCGTCGATCAACTCCTCGCCGCCGGAACGCCGCCGGCGCAGATCGTGGCCACCGGCCGCGACGTCGCCAAACTCACCGACCTCGCACAGGACGGGGTCACGGTGCGGCGCGCGGACTTCGCCGACCCGAGCACGCTCGACGAGGCGTTCGCGGGCGCCGACGCGATGGTGCTGGTCTCGACGACGACGGTCGGTCAGCGGTTCGACAACCACCGCAACGCCATCGACGCTGCGCGCCGAGCGGGTGTGTCCCGCATCGTGTACACCAGCATCGTCAACGCCTCGACCGCGAAGATGACGCTCGCCGACGAACACCGCCGCACCGAGGACTACCTGCGTGCCAGCGGTTCGGCGTTCACCATCCTGCGCAACGGATGGTACCTGGAGAACTACACCGACCAGCTCCCGATGATCACCCAGTACCACGCACTGTTGGGCAGTGCGCACGACGGTCTCGTCAGCGCGGCCAGCCGACGCGACTACGCGGCCGCCGCCGCTGCGGTGCTGACCCAGGACGAGCACCTCGGAGCGACCTACGAGCTCGGCGGAACGCCGTTCACCCTGACCGAACTCGCCGCCACGATCAGCGACGTCCTCGGTACCCACATCGCCTACCAGGACATGCCGGTCGCCGACTACACCGCCACCCTGACCGCTGCCGGGCTGCCCCCGGAGATGGCCGCCGCTGTCGCCGACGCCGATGCCGGCCTGGCCCGCGGAGAGTTGTTCACCGAGAGCGACGACCTCGTCAAGCTCATCGGCCGGCCGGCGACCACAGCCCACGAAGCCGTCCAGAAGGCAGCCGCGACCATCGAGGAGTCACGGTGA
- a CDS encoding MarR family winged helix-turn-helix transcriptional regulator: MDDERRVDLGVSLFIPYRYTEDRIFRALQDAGFDDWTLAQCRVFQRISPDGSRLTDLADQAQMSKQSAGVLVDQLERLGYVRRVPDPADGRARLIVIEQRGGRAVEVATATLDEIYAEWKAYLGTRNFTLLHQILEQLREITDPYAR; encoded by the coding sequence ATGGACGACGAGCGGCGGGTTGATCTAGGGGTGTCGCTGTTCATCCCGTACCGGTACACCGAGGACCGGATTTTCCGGGCCCTCCAGGATGCCGGGTTCGACGACTGGACCCTCGCCCAGTGCCGGGTGTTCCAACGCATCTCCCCGGACGGTTCGCGCCTCACCGACCTCGCTGACCAGGCGCAAATGTCCAAGCAGAGCGCCGGCGTGCTGGTCGATCAACTGGAGCGCCTGGGCTATGTCCGCCGGGTCCCCGACCCCGCGGACGGCCGCGCCCGGTTGATCGTGATCGAGCAACGCGGCGGGCGGGCGGTCGAGGTCGCCACGGCGACACTCGACGAGATCTACGCGGAGTGGAAGGCCTACCTGGGCACCCGCAACTTCACGCTGCTGCATCAGATCCTGGAACAGCTCCGCGAGATCACCGACCCCTACGCGCGGTAG
- a CDS encoding helix-turn-helix transcriptional regulator — translation MLTAGGRDDGRNELSDAEEAVYVELCRLGPSTVAELAAALALPSAVVLQALVGLGSRALTRRPANSGASEGSDDDGHRPRAGGGDRPQAAPARWSATAPDVALQHVLRDREAELAGLRVGITRLLDDYHRSRGLRDPSLGDLVEVVTGREHIEQLWLALLDGAREQVAILDKPPFVQLDIVGPELAVLARGVPVRSVYERATLLQPAKLAEVRALVAAGEQAGTAVGLPFKLALVDFRWGLLPLAPGTEVSGALVVRPSPLLDALLQTFEAQWARAVPVPAPDPQSTDSQVELLTLLAAGMTDERIARRLGVSARTVQRRVSALMSGLGASNRFQAGVQANRRGLL, via the coding sequence GTGCTCACAGCGGGAGGCCGCGACGACGGCCGGAACGAGCTGAGCGACGCCGAGGAGGCCGTCTATGTGGAGCTGTGCCGACTGGGCCCGTCGACCGTGGCCGAGCTGGCCGCCGCCCTGGCACTGCCGTCGGCCGTGGTGTTGCAGGCCCTGGTTGGGCTGGGCTCCCGGGCGTTGACCCGCCGACCGGCCAACTCTGGTGCCAGCGAAGGTTCCGACGACGACGGTCACCGCCCCCGTGCGGGTGGCGGTGACCGGCCCCAGGCGGCTCCGGCCCGCTGGAGCGCGACCGCGCCCGACGTCGCGCTCCAGCACGTGCTGCGCGACCGGGAGGCGGAGCTGGCCGGGCTGCGGGTAGGGATCACCCGGCTGCTGGACGACTACCACCGCTCGCGCGGGCTGCGCGACCCCTCACTCGGCGACCTGGTCGAGGTGGTGACCGGTCGCGAGCACATCGAGCAGCTGTGGCTGGCGCTGCTGGACGGCGCACGCGAGCAGGTGGCCATCCTGGACAAGCCGCCCTTCGTCCAGCTCGACATCGTCGGACCGGAGTTGGCGGTACTGGCACGGGGTGTGCCGGTGCGCTCGGTGTACGAGCGGGCCACCCTGCTGCAACCGGCCAAGCTGGCGGAGGTGCGGGCGCTGGTGGCGGCCGGGGAGCAGGCCGGGACGGCGGTCGGACTTCCGTTCAAACTGGCGCTGGTGGACTTCCGCTGGGGCCTGCTGCCGCTGGCCCCGGGCACGGAGGTGTCCGGGGCGCTGGTGGTCCGGCCCTCGCCACTGCTGGACGCGCTGCTGCAGACCTTCGAGGCGCAGTGGGCCAGGGCTGTGCCGGTACCGGCTCCGGATCCCCAGTCCACGGACAGCCAGGTCGAGTTGCTGACCCTGCTGGCCGCCGGGATGACCGACGAGAGGATCGCCAGACGGCTCGGGGTCTCCGCGCGCACCGTGCAACGACGGGTGAGCGCGCTGATGAGCGGCCTCGGTGCCAGCAACCGCTTCCAGGCCGGAGTCCAGGCCAACCGTCGCGGCCTGCTCTGA
- a CDS encoding G1 family glutamic endopeptidase, which translates to MPSPISRTTLRTKAFTVGAVAALAAALFPAGAAAATAAPFGYAPVGPASVYGTQWASSSPWGGYVATGSGFTSITGSWTEPSVTCTSSNNLFAPWVGIDGYGSQTVEQTGAQVSCASGSPVYSAWYEMYPASPVYLSKPVAAGDSFTGSVTATGGSNYLITLTDNTQGWTYSTTKRLNAEDVSAEAIIESPSQSYPKFTATKFTGITVNGNVFSSYNPIPLSSGGYSPTALNGGSFSLVP; encoded by the coding sequence ATGCCTTCTCCGATATCCCGAACCACCCTCCGCACCAAGGCCTTCACCGTCGGCGCCGTCGCCGCGCTGGCCGCCGCGCTGTTCCCGGCCGGCGCCGCCGCGGCGACCGCCGCGCCGTTCGGCTACGCCCCCGTCGGGCCCGCCTCGGTGTACGGCACCCAGTGGGCCAGCAGCAGCCCCTGGGGCGGGTACGTCGCCACCGGCAGCGGCTTCACCAGCATCACCGGCTCCTGGACCGAGCCCTCGGTCACCTGCACCAGCAGCAACAACCTGTTCGCTCCCTGGGTCGGCATCGACGGCTACGGCTCGCAGACCGTGGAGCAGACCGGCGCCCAGGTGTCCTGCGCCTCCGGCAGCCCGGTGTACAGCGCCTGGTACGAGATGTACCCGGCCAGCCCGGTCTACCTGAGCAAGCCGGTGGCCGCCGGGGACAGCTTCACCGGCTCGGTCACCGCGACCGGCGGCAGCAACTACCTGATCACCCTGACCGACAACACCCAGGGCTGGACCTACTCCACCACCAAGCGGTTGAACGCGGAGGACGTCAGCGCCGAGGCCATCATCGAGTCGCCGTCGCAGAGCTACCCCAAGTTCACCGCCACCAAGTTCACCGGGATCACCGTCAACGGCAACGTGTTCAGCTCGTACAACCCGATCCCGCTGTCCAGCGGCGGCTACTCGCCGACCGCGCTGAACGGCGGCTCCTTCTCGCTCGTCCCCTGA